From one Euzebya sp. genomic stretch:
- the galU gene encoding UTP--glucose-1-phosphate uridylyltransferase GalU yields the protein MPRRHATPAPDDEGGTVRPRKAVIPAAGLGTRFLPATKAQPKEMLPLVDKPAIQYVVEEAVRAGLDDILMVTGRGKRALEDHFDHAVELERQLAATGKEDLLAAVQAVTNLALVHYVRQGKPLGLGHAIGCARHHVGDEPFAVLLGDDLIGEDERLLQRMVDVCAETGRSVIAVMEFGDEDLSRYGVVAAEPDPDHPDVYRVTDLVEKPGKANAPSNLCIIGRYVLTPDIFDHIEQTKPGRGGEIQLTDAMRAQARDEPIRAIKFTGTRYDVGQKGDYLKATVQVAAKRHDLGPEFIEFLRSFVAGLG from the coding sequence ATGCCGCGACGTCACGCGACTCCTGCACCCGACGACGAAGGCGGCACCGTGCGCCCCCGCAAGGCAGTGATCCCCGCCGCAGGCCTGGGCACCAGGTTCCTGCCGGCGACCAAGGCCCAGCCGAAGGAGATGCTCCCGCTGGTCGACAAGCCGGCGATCCAGTACGTCGTCGAGGAGGCGGTCCGCGCGGGCCTCGACGACATCCTCATGGTGACCGGCCGGGGCAAGCGGGCGCTCGAGGACCACTTCGACCACGCCGTCGAGCTCGAGCGGCAGCTCGCCGCCACCGGCAAGGAGGACCTCCTCGCCGCCGTGCAGGCCGTGACGAACCTGGCGCTGGTCCACTACGTCCGCCAGGGCAAGCCCCTCGGACTCGGCCACGCGATCGGCTGCGCCCGCCACCACGTCGGCGACGAGCCCTTCGCGGTCCTGCTCGGCGACGACCTGATCGGCGAGGACGAGCGCCTGCTGCAGCGGATGGTCGACGTCTGCGCCGAGACGGGCCGCTCGGTGATCGCGGTCATGGAGTTCGGTGACGAGGACCTCTCGCGCTACGGCGTCGTGGCCGCCGAGCCCGACCCGGACCACCCCGACGTCTACCGGGTGACCGACCTGGTCGAGAAGCCGGGCAAGGCGAACGCCCCCTCCAACCTCTGCATCATCGGCCGCTACGTCCTGACCCCGGACATCTTCGACCACATCGAGCAGACCAAGCCCGGCCGCGGCGGCGAGATCCAGCTCACCGACGCGATGCGCGCCCAGGCCCGCGACGAGCCGATCCGCGCGATCAAGTTCACGGGCACCCGCTACGACGTGGGCCAGAAGGGCGACTACCTGAAGGCGACGGTGCAGGTGGCCGCCAAGCGCCACGACCTCGGGCCTGAGTTCATCGAGTTCCTCCGCAGCTTCGTCGCCGGGCTGGGCTGA